A window from Streptomyces subrutilus encodes these proteins:
- a CDS encoding ferredoxin reductase, producing MTSAALRSRAWKLLEMVTTPLLPSDYLDLVSPLRAGADLRGRIEAVHPETGDAATVVIRPGRAWRGHTAGQYVRVGVDVDGVRLWRAYSITSPTHRQDGRITITVKAIPDGKVSNHLVRRAKPGTLVQLDHPAGDFVLPRDKPAKVLYLTAGSGITPVMGMLRDIEFDDVVMVHSAPRPQDVIFRDELHDLVADEKMRLTEVHTDTDGMLDIARLDELVPDWAERETWACGPAGLLDAAEGHWTGHAIRERLHTERFRPGIVVAGDGGEVTFSATGKTVDANGATPLLDIGEEAGVLMPSGCRMGICFGCVTPLKAGAVRDLRTGEITEAEPGVLIQTCVSAAAGPCDIER from the coding sequence ATGACGAGTGCAGCCCTCCGCAGCAGGGCGTGGAAACTGCTGGAGATGGTCACGACGCCGCTGCTGCCGTCGGACTACCTCGACCTGGTCAGCCCGCTGCGTGCGGGCGCCGACCTGCGTGGGCGCATCGAGGCCGTGCACCCCGAGACGGGTGACGCCGCGACTGTCGTGATCAGGCCGGGACGGGCCTGGCGCGGCCATACAGCCGGTCAGTACGTGCGTGTCGGGGTCGACGTCGACGGGGTGCGTCTGTGGCGTGCCTACTCGATCACCTCGCCGACACACCGCCAGGACGGCCGCATCACGATCACCGTGAAGGCGATCCCGGACGGCAAGGTCAGCAACCACCTGGTCCGCAGGGCGAAACCTGGCACGCTGGTCCAGCTCGATCATCCGGCCGGTGACTTCGTGCTGCCGCGGGACAAGCCCGCCAAGGTGCTGTACCTGACGGCCGGCAGCGGCATCACGCCCGTGATGGGCATGCTGCGCGACATCGAGTTCGACGATGTCGTCATGGTCCACTCTGCGCCACGGCCGCAAGACGTGATCTTCCGCGACGAACTGCATGACCTGGTCGCGGACGAGAAGATGCGGCTCACCGAGGTGCACACCGACACAGACGGCATGCTCGACATCGCCCGTCTCGACGAGCTCGTCCCCGACTGGGCCGAGCGCGAGACCTGGGCTTGCGGGCCGGCGGGCCTGCTGGACGCCGCCGAAGGGCACTGGACCGGACACGCCATACGAGAGCGCCTGCACACCGAACGCTTCCGCCCCGGCATCGTCGTCGCCGGAGACGGCGGCGAGGTCACGTTCAGCGCCACCGGCAAGACCGTCGACGCGAACGGCGCCACGCCGTTGCTGGACATCGGCGAGGAGGCCGGCGTGCTCATGCCCTCCGGGTGCCGCATGGGCATCTGCTTCGGCTGCGTCACACCGCTCAAGGCGGGCGCCGTCCGCGACCTGCGCACCGGCGAGATCACCGAGGCCGAGCCGGGCGTCCTCATCCAGACCTGCGTGTCCGCCGCTGCGGGCCCCTGCGACATCGAACGGTAG
- a CDS encoding fatty acid desaturase family protein — translation MTAIDPTAHLTSEQIEELGRELDAIRDEVIADRGEKDAAYIRRVVSAQRRLELVSRGVLLFSMFPPAWLLGTAGLSVAKIMDNMEIGHNVLHGQWDWMRDPKIHSTTWEWDHVSPSEQWKHSHNELHHTYTNVIGKDNDLGYGIMRVDEDQKWHPFHLGQPLWNLINACFFEYGIAAYDLELGKNLHKRRRRTPEFRARARAVGRKIRKQVLKDYVIHPLLSGPSFLPTLAATFTANLVRNIWSHSVIMCGHFPEGVQVFERRSINGETRGQWYLRQMMGSANISGSRAMHFMTGNLSHQIEHHLFPDLPSNRYAEVAVKVRALFEKYELEYVTGPLPTQVFSAWRKVVRLSLPNKKPRVETPGGQQELVAL, via the coding sequence TTGACCGCCATCGACCCCACCGCCCACCTGACCTCGGAGCAGATCGAGGAGCTTGGCCGCGAGCTGGACGCGATCCGCGACGAGGTGATCGCCGACCGCGGCGAGAAGGACGCCGCCTACATCCGTAGGGTCGTCTCGGCGCAGCGCAGGCTGGAGCTGGTCAGCAGGGGCGTGCTGCTGTTCTCGATGTTCCCGCCCGCGTGGCTGCTCGGCACCGCCGGTCTGTCCGTGGCGAAGATCATGGACAACATGGAGATCGGTCACAACGTCCTGCACGGCCAATGGGACTGGATGCGAGACCCGAAGATCCACTCCACCACCTGGGAATGGGATCACGTCTCGCCGTCCGAGCAGTGGAAACACTCGCACAACGAGCTGCACCACACGTACACCAACGTGATCGGCAAGGACAACGACCTCGGCTACGGCATCATGCGCGTCGACGAGGACCAGAAGTGGCACCCGTTCCACCTCGGACAGCCGTTGTGGAACCTCATCAACGCCTGCTTCTTCGAGTACGGCATCGCCGCGTACGACCTGGAACTCGGCAAGAACCTGCACAAGCGCCGCCGCCGGACCCCGGAATTCCGCGCGCGGGCCAGGGCCGTGGGCCGCAAGATCCGCAAGCAGGTGCTCAAGGACTACGTGATCCACCCGCTGCTCTCGGGCCCGTCGTTCCTCCCCACGCTGGCCGCCACCTTCACCGCGAACCTGGTGCGCAACATCTGGTCCCACTCGGTGATCATGTGCGGGCACTTCCCCGAGGGCGTGCAGGTCTTCGAACGCCGGTCGATCAACGGCGAGACGCGCGGCCAGTGGTACCTGCGCCAGATGATGGGCTCGGCGAACATCAGCGGCAGCAGGGCCATGCACTTCATGACCGGCAACCTGTCGCACCAGATCGAGCACCATCTGTTCCCGGACCTGCCGAGCAACCGGTACGCCGAGGTCGCGGTGAAGGTACGCGCGCTGTTCGAGAAGTACGAGCTGGAGTACGTCACCGGGCCGCTGCCCACGCAGGTGTTCTCCGCGTGGCGGAAGGTGGTCCGGCTCTCGCTGCCGAACAAGAAGCCCAGGGTCGAAACGCCGGGTGGCCAGCAGGAGCTCGTCGCGCTCTGA
- a CDS encoding PadR family transcriptional regulator: protein MSAIRLLVLGAVRQHGRAHGYQVRNDLEFWGAHEWTNAKPGSIYHALKQMAKQGVLVAHEVAPSTVGGPPRVEYEINDKGNEEFFTLLREALSSHEQKSDVISAGLGFIVDLPRDEAIALLKQRIAGLEQWRSRVTEYYVPENGPEQLGHIGEIMNMWVHTADSGAEWTRGLIERIEGGAYTFAGEGEPFVGVLADDEPNPYATGPHPDDNR, encoded by the coding sequence ATGTCAGCGATCCGGCTACTGGTCCTCGGCGCGGTCCGCCAGCACGGCCGTGCGCACGGCTACCAGGTACGCAACGACCTGGAATTCTGGGGCGCCCACGAGTGGACCAACGCCAAACCGGGCTCGATCTACCACGCGCTCAAGCAGATGGCGAAACAGGGAGTCCTCGTCGCGCACGAGGTCGCGCCCAGCACGGTGGGCGGCCCGCCCCGCGTCGAGTACGAGATCAACGACAAGGGCAACGAGGAGTTCTTCACGCTGCTCCGCGAAGCCCTGAGCTCGCACGAGCAGAAGTCCGATGTGATCTCCGCCGGCCTCGGTTTCATCGTCGACCTGCCCCGTGACGAGGCCATCGCGCTCCTCAAGCAGCGGATCGCGGGGCTCGAACAGTGGCGGTCCAGGGTCACCGAGTACTACGTCCCGGAGAACGGGCCCGAGCAGCTCGGGCACATCGGCGAGATCATGAACATGTGGGTGCACACAGCCGACTCCGGCGCGGAGTGGACCCGCGGCCTCATCGAGCGGATCGAAGGCGGGGCGTACACGTTCGCGGGAGAGGGCGAACCCTTCGTGGGCGTACTCGCGGACGACGAGCCGAACCCCTACGCGACGGGACCGCACCCCGACGACAACCGCTGA
- a CDS encoding ATP-binding cassette domain-containing protein encodes MSDHDPAIVVEGLRKAYGEKPALDGLDLTVRAGTVQGILGPNGAGKTTAVRIMATLLRPDEGRVTVAGIDARTRAHEVRSRIGLLGQNAAVDEELSGRQNLEIFGRLYRLGARRAGARADGLLERFGLADTGTKSIEQYSGGMRRRLDLAASLISQPQVLFLDEPTTGLDPRGRTEVWNAVRSLVGGGTTVLLTTQYLEEADQLADQIAVIDHGKVIAEGTADELKTKTGGDRIDVVLHDTAHLARAASLLPGEVAVDEDRRMLSAAVSDRMAALTETVRALEAAGIEAEDIAVRRPTLDEVFMHLTKEDAE; translated from the coding sequence GTGTCTGACCACGATCCGGCGATCGTCGTCGAAGGCCTGCGGAAGGCGTACGGGGAGAAGCCGGCTCTCGACGGCCTCGATCTCACGGTCCGAGCCGGGACCGTCCAGGGGATTCTCGGCCCGAACGGCGCCGGGAAGACCACGGCCGTCCGCATCATGGCCACTCTCCTGCGGCCCGACGAGGGACGCGTGACGGTGGCGGGCATCGACGCGAGGACCCGGGCCCACGAGGTGCGCTCGCGGATCGGGCTGCTCGGTCAGAACGCCGCCGTCGACGAGGAGCTCAGCGGCCGGCAGAACCTGGAGATTTTCGGCCGGCTGTACCGCCTCGGCGCGCGCCGGGCGGGCGCGCGGGCCGATGGGCTCCTGGAGCGGTTCGGGCTCGCGGACACCGGGACGAAGTCCATCGAGCAGTACAGCGGCGGAATGCGGCGGCGGCTCGACCTCGCGGCCTCGCTCATCTCCCAGCCGCAGGTCCTCTTCCTGGACGAACCCACCACCGGGCTCGACCCCCGGGGCCGCACCGAGGTGTGGAACGCGGTGCGCTCCCTGGTCGGCGGCGGCACGACCGTGCTGCTGACCACGCAGTACCTGGAGGAGGCCGACCAACTGGCCGACCAGATCGCGGTGATCGACCACGGGAAGGTCATCGCGGAGGGCACGGCGGACGAGCTGAAGACCAAGACGGGCGGCGACCGCATCGACGTGGTCCTCCACGACACGGCCCACCTTGCCCGCGCGGCCTCCCTCCTGCCCGGCGAAGTGGCGGTCGATGAGGACAGACGGATGCTCAGCGCCGCAGTCAGTGACCGGATGGCCGCGCTGACCGAGACCGTCCGGGCCCTGGAGGCGGCCGGTATCGAGGCGGAGGACATCGCGGTACGCCGGCCCACCCTCGACGAAGTCTTCATGCACCTGACGAAGGAGGACGCCGAATGA
- a CDS encoding ABC transporter permease: protein MSATRTVSTPHGTGSQLSWAAVDSWTMTRRELAHWTRQPVQVVVGLVFPVMMLLMFGYLIGGGQGVQGDFTSYLVPGMLTMTMAFGLEATMLSVTQDLGKGVIDRFRSMPMNSGAVLVGRSVADMLQSAIGLTVMIGVGYAIGWRWHEGFASFLGAVGLLLLLRFAMLWIGIHLAMVAGKPELVQAVQILVWPVSFLSNAIASPESMPSWLGAIVEWNPMSATATAVRGLFGNPGAVGDSWAATHAQLLAVAWPVVLIAVFFPLAVRRFKGLSR from the coding sequence ATGAGCGCGACCCGCACCGTGAGCACCCCGCACGGCACGGGCTCACAGCTCAGCTGGGCGGCCGTCGACTCCTGGACGATGACCCGGCGCGAACTGGCCCACTGGACCCGCCAACCTGTCCAGGTCGTCGTCGGGCTGGTCTTCCCCGTGATGATGCTGCTGATGTTCGGCTACCTCATCGGCGGCGGACAGGGCGTCCAGGGCGACTTCACGTCCTACCTGGTCCCCGGCATGCTCACCATGACCATGGCCTTCGGCCTCGAAGCGACGATGCTCTCGGTCACCCAGGACCTCGGCAAGGGAGTCATCGACCGGTTCCGCTCGATGCCGATGAACTCCGGCGCCGTCCTCGTCGGCCGCAGCGTCGCCGACATGCTGCAGTCCGCGATCGGCCTCACCGTGATGATCGGCGTCGGATACGCGATCGGCTGGCGCTGGCACGAAGGCTTCGCCTCCTTCCTGGGAGCAGTGGGACTGCTGTTGCTCCTGCGGTTCGCGATGCTGTGGATCGGCATCCACCTCGCGATGGTCGCGGGCAAGCCCGAACTGGTGCAGGCCGTGCAGATCCTGGTCTGGCCGGTCAGCTTCCTCTCCAACGCCATCGCCTCACCCGAGTCGATGCCGTCCTGGCTCGGCGCGATCGTCGAATGGAACCCGATGTCGGCGACAGCCACCGCGGTACGCGGCCTGTTCGGCAACCCGGGCGCGGTCGGCGACTCCTGGGCCGCGACCCACGCACAACTCCTCGCCGTGGCCTGGCCGGTGGTCCTGATCGCGGTGTTCTTCCCGCTGGCGGTGCGGCGGTTCAAGGGTCTGAGCCGCTGA
- a CDS encoding DUF6087 family protein gives MIVDHGAGGAISLSGHGGMRARRRGECRARSKGRLRAVPLTAGPHRGVHVEPGAPRVIEEWDGSRWVTVGLVDGLVAAKACCMRRGRINAEGTRCVTAPAGGHPRPCREDLRTRGRAAAATSQQRAVSCRTRRSAVPGPG, from the coding sequence ATGATCGTCGACCATGGGGCGGGCGGGGCGATTTCGCTGTCAGGTCATGGCGGAATGCGGGCGCGACGGCGCGGGGAGTGCCGGGCCCGGTCGAAGGGGAGGCTGCGGGCGGTGCCGCTTACGGCGGGTCCGCACCGCGGGGTACACGTCGAGCCGGGCGCGCCCCGGGTGATCGAGGAGTGGGACGGGAGCCGGTGGGTGACTGTCGGGCTCGTTGACGGCCTGGTCGCCGCGAAGGCCTGCTGTATGCGTCGCGGCCGGATCAACGCCGAGGGCACGCGGTGCGTCACCGCGCCCGCCGGCGGGCATCCCCGGCCGTGCCGCGAGGATCTGCGGACGCGAGGTCGAGCAGCAGCGGCCACCAGCCAGCAGCGGGCTGTGAGTTGCAGGACACGCCGGTCAGCCGTCCCAGGCCCTGGATGA
- a CDS encoding SpoIIE family protein phosphatase: MVDGAGHHENVVRYAAIAPAVMTHLGMALGGLAGLITAGQMAHAYEVPPHASAVYVCMEPGWPTAVHWLGDCRAYAWDGTTLVQVTTDATMGQWLRRNGGVPVEIAAAHDNWSRLGLARACAATCRQIEVPEDIPLVLLLSDGISDQVDQVDQVDRQTMVTLCARHETDPQALADALTAAAKEDVLGYRDDATIIAMRWGAAPPDRSACRSIP, encoded by the coding sequence GTGGTCGACGGGGCGGGGCATCACGAGAACGTGGTCCGGTACGCGGCGATCGCGCCCGCGGTGATGACCCACCTGGGCATGGCCCTGGGCGGGCTGGCCGGGCTGATCACGGCCGGGCAGATGGCGCACGCGTACGAGGTGCCGCCGCATGCCTCGGCGGTGTACGTGTGCATGGAGCCGGGCTGGCCCACCGCCGTGCACTGGCTCGGGGACTGCCGCGCCTACGCCTGGGACGGCACCACCCTCGTGCAGGTGACCACGGACGCCACCATGGGCCAGTGGCTGCGCCGCAACGGGGGCGTCCCGGTGGAGATCGCGGCGGCCCACGACAACTGGTCACGCCTCGGCCTCGCCCGGGCCTGCGCGGCAACGTGCCGACAGATCGAAGTCCCCGAGGACATCCCGCTGGTCCTCCTGCTCTCCGACGGCATCTCGGACCAGGTCGACCAGGTCGACCAGGTCGACCGGCAGACGATGGTGACGCTCTGCGCGCGGCACGAAACCGACCCCCAGGCCCTGGCCGACGCCCTGACCGCCGCCGCGAAGGAAGACGTCCTCGGCTACCGCGACGACGCCACCATCATCGCGATGCGATGGGGCGCCGCACCCCCTGACCGATCCGCCTGCCGGTCCATACCGTGA